A region of Methanocorpusculum labreanum Z DNA encodes the following proteins:
- a CDS encoding DUF1616 domain-containing protein produces MPEKDLAETLASMADPKNFPKDLAVILVWVALTVAMIYVPVVNETFLRVLFAVPVILFIPGYVLIGALFPEKKSIDGIERFALSVGLSIAVVPLIGLVLNYTPFGIRLDPIVTSLVIFILAMMIITVYRRASVPDEERFAVPFEQVKPTLKTEFFPKDSSKLDKALSWILIAAIVVAAVTTVYVIAFPKDGEKFTEFYILGADKMADDYPEKFFAGTEQFVWIGIGNHEYRDVTYTVETLLLNAEWDSTTNSSVIHASKVLNRFSVDVADNSTYLEMYNFTIYDTEYNRLEFLLYNETVPDIGASAEDKMAAAYRDLHLWIKVIT; encoded by the coding sequence ATGCCGGAAAAAGATCTAGCTGAGACGCTTGCCAGTATGGCAGACCCGAAAAATTTCCCCAAGGATCTGGCAGTGATTCTGGTTTGGGTCGCGCTTACGGTAGCTATGATCTATGTTCCGGTCGTAAACGAGACGTTTCTTCGGGTATTATTTGCCGTTCCGGTGATTCTTTTTATTCCGGGGTATGTTTTGATCGGCGCACTGTTTCCGGAAAAGAAGTCGATCGACGGGATCGAACGGTTTGCTCTCTCAGTCGGTCTTTCGATTGCGGTAGTGCCGCTGATCGGCCTCGTTCTGAATTATACGCCGTTTGGGATTCGTCTTGATCCGATCGTTACCTCTCTGGTGATCTTTATTCTTGCGATGATGATCATCACGGTATACAGGCGTGCGTCCGTTCCAGATGAGGAACGGTTTGCCGTGCCTTTCGAGCAGGTAAAACCGACACTCAAAACCGAATTTTTCCCAAAGGACAGTTCAAAACTGGACAAGGCACTCTCCTGGATCCTTATCGCGGCAATTGTCGTGGCGGCCGTGACAACGGTCTATGTGATCGCATTTCCAAAAGACGGGGAGAAGTTTACCGAGTTTTATATTTTAGGGGCGGATAAAATGGCAGATGACTACCCCGAGAAGTTTTTTGCGGGAACAGAACAGTTTGTCTGGATCGGGATCGGGAATCATGAATATCGGGATGTGACCTATACGGTTGAAACCCTACTATTGAATGCGGAGTGGGATTCAACAACGAACTCGTCGGTCATTCATGCATCGAAGGTCCTTAATCGCTTTTCGGTAGATGTTGCCGATAACTCGACGTATCTGGAGATGTATAATTTTACGATCTACGATACCGAGTACAACCGTCTGGAGTTCCTTTTGTATAATGAGACGGTACCTGATATCGGGGCGTCGGCAGAGGATAAAATGGCGGCCGCGTACCGTGATCTCCATCTCTGGATCAAAGTAATAACATAA
- a CDS encoding tetratricopeptide repeat protein gives MSDTSLVLTAKEKTTRHEYEAAEKLYRAYLEENKTDSDVWILLGDVLIAQQKYYEAIEAYGNAVDKDLKNPRYLAALGSAYADIHQYSDAKVLFEKAATLSGDFHYQYRVADMLGYMGRHDEALVIYALLATKYPEEAGLYKRMATVHTYLKHPAEAAESTKKELQLRIKAVEQSPNAFTWFTYADALSRSGQWREAKEAFLKALSYEENAQTYLRIGDALKKLGETHAALDAFAKSAAFDERDFAFLMELADYLTKIELYEESIRYYTKALDLRSVHADAWVGIAYNLLKLDQKEEAKAFFEMAKATAAIRELPWGDKLHKSEKTNALDAAFA, from the coding sequence ATGTCAGACACTTCGTTAGTCCTGACCGCCAAAGAAAAAACGACTCGTCATGAGTATGAGGCAGCTGAAAAACTGTATCGTGCCTATCTTGAGGAGAACAAGACTGACTCTGACGTCTGGATACTTCTCGGCGATGTACTCATTGCACAGCAGAAATATTATGAGGCAATCGAAGCATACGGTAATGCCGTAGATAAAGATCTGAAAAACCCGCGATATCTCGCAGCACTCGGCTCAGCCTATGCAGACATACATCAGTATTCCGATGCGAAGGTTCTCTTCGAGAAAGCAGCGACTCTCTCAGGGGATTTCCACTATCAGTACAGGGTCGCAGATATGCTTGGATATATGGGGAGGCATGATGAGGCACTCGTCATATACGCTCTTCTTGCAACAAAATACCCCGAGGAGGCTGGGCTTTACAAACGTATGGCAACGGTTCATACATACCTGAAACATCCAGCTGAGGCTGCGGAAAGTACAAAAAAAGAACTACAGCTCAGAATAAAAGCTGTTGAACAGTCGCCAAATGCTTTTACCTGGTTCACCTATGCCGATGCTCTTTCGCGCAGCGGTCAGTGGAGAGAAGCAAAAGAAGCATTTCTTAAAGCCCTTTCCTATGAAGAAAATGCACAGACCTATCTGCGGATCGGTGACGCTCTGAAAAAACTCGGCGAAACACACGCGGCTTTGGATGCATTCGCAAAATCAGCGGCATTTGACGAACGTGATTTTGCTTTTCTGATGGAGCTTGCAGATTATCTGACCAAGATCGAACTGTACGAAGAATCGATACGATATTATACCAAGGCACTTGATCTGCGAAGCGTTCATGCCGATGCATGGGTCGGAATCGCGTATAATCTGCTTAAACTTGACCAGAAGGAGGAGGCAAAGGCATTCTTCGAGATGGCAAAGGCAACGGCCGCAATCCGTGAACTTCCTTGGGGAGACAAACTGCACAAAAGTGAAAAAACAAATGCCCTGGATGCGGCATTTGCATAA
- a CDS encoding magnesium transporter, producing the protein MKLAIAGKVKGSLLQGHDEFFIGLWTLLLSVSLSFIAGIYLGAVSEVLILIPGLMVLVTPSINMRGAIAGILTSRLSSSMHLGAFEAKLERETELGDNLRSSIILTVMISAVLAVFGKLICLLTGTEVIGIAEMIIISVTSGTCAGLVVTAVGVFISVICYRKSWNLDMVGAPVVTTVGDIVTLPFLVITAILVMQLPFIGIVILGIIVLALIVWAILSMHSATKTMKDVLREGLPLLVPLCLLGIAAGVLYTNELEKLIAAAAVLILISPFMNGCGSIGGILTSRIGTEMHMGLVDAKVFPQILVWKHFFENYLYALLILPLMGLVSHYAAVLFGITTPGLVPMILLSLCAGMIVITVMNLLGYFTAVLTYRLGYDPDNFGVPVVTSSIDLVGATALISTMMFMFV; encoded by the coding sequence ATGAAGTTGGCGATAGCCGGGAAGGTGAAGGGTTCCCTCCTTCAAGGGCACGACGAGTTCTTCATAGGTCTGTGGACCCTGCTGCTTAGCGTCAGTCTGTCGTTTATTGCAGGTATTTATCTTGGTGCGGTCAGTGAAGTTCTTATACTGATCCCAGGTCTTATGGTACTTGTTACCCCGTCGATCAATATGCGTGGAGCGATAGCTGGAATTCTCACGTCTCGTCTCTCATCTTCGATGCATCTTGGAGCATTCGAGGCAAAACTCGAAAGAGAAACGGAACTTGGAGACAATCTGCGCTCCTCGATCATTCTTACGGTGATGATCTCGGCGGTTCTCGCGGTCTTTGGAAAACTGATCTGCCTCCTCACCGGGACCGAAGTGATAGGCATTGCCGAGATGATCATTATATCCGTCACCTCAGGTACCTGTGCAGGTTTGGTCGTGACTGCGGTCGGCGTTTTTATCTCGGTGATATGTTATCGGAAAAGCTGGAATCTTGACATGGTTGGTGCTCCTGTCGTGACCACGGTCGGCGATATCGTCACGCTTCCATTTCTGGTCATTACTGCGATTCTGGTTATGCAGCTGCCGTTTATTGGAATTGTGATACTCGGCATCATTGTTCTTGCTTTGATAGTATGGGCCATACTCTCCATGCACAGTGCTACCAAGACGATGAAGGATGTTTTGCGTGAAGGCCTTCCGCTTTTAGTCCCTTTGTGTCTGCTTGGAATTGCCGCGGGTGTTCTTTACACGAACGAACTTGAAAAACTGATCGCAGCAGCAGCGGTTTTGATTCTGATCTCGCCTTTTATGAACGGGTGCGGATCGATTGGGGGAATCCTGACTTCCAGGATCGGCACCGAGATGCATATGGGTCTGGTGGATGCGAAGGTTTTCCCGCAGATCCTTGTCTGGAAACATTTTTTCGAGAATTATCTGTATGCCCTTCTGATCCTTCCGTTGATGGGACTTGTTTCGCATTATGCGGCGGTCCTTTTCGGGATCACAACGCCGGGTCTCGTCCCAATGATTCTTCTATCCCTGTGTGCCGGTATGATTGTTATAACGGTGATGAATCTTCTCGGGTATTTTACTGCGGTTCTTACCTATCGTTTAGGGTATGATCCGGATAACTTTGGCGTCCCGGTGGTGACCAGTTCGATCGATCTGGTTGGTGCTACGGCATTGATTTCGACAATGATGTTCATGTTCGTCTGA
- a CDS encoding ABC transporter permease gives MAKKLRMNMFLFCCALLGALPVGLILLALLNITLGQLSDPAFLWLVATESEVVGTILLTFFAGLCAVIILMIVGTPLAYLLARSTTRTAKLIGTIIDLPVMLPHTIAGILVYLLFMPNGWIGAPLSSVGIAFQDAFPGIVVAMLFVATPFYVNTVQEGFAMVPVHLENAARTLGASPFTVFRTVTLPMTLRHISSGSVLAWGRSISEFSAVIMIAYYPMVISTLIYNRFMTGGLKESSAVAFTMIVACLLIFGILRFAAGRIGGKYDRV, from the coding sequence ATGGCAAAAAAGCTGCGGATGAACATGTTTCTTTTCTGCTGTGCTCTTCTTGGGGCACTGCCCGTTGGTCTGATCCTGCTTGCCTTACTCAATATAACTCTCGGTCAACTTTCGGATCCTGCATTTTTATGGCTGGTCGCAACCGAGTCCGAGGTCGTGGGCACGATTCTTCTGACCTTTTTCGCAGGGTTGTGTGCTGTGATCATCCTGATGATCGTTGGAACGCCGCTCGCGTATCTTCTGGCACGATCCACGACGAGAACTGCAAAGCTCATCGGCACAATTATCGATCTCCCGGTAATGCTTCCCCACACGATTGCAGGAATCCTCGTGTATCTCCTTTTTATGCCAAACGGGTGGATTGGTGCACCCCTTTCCTCCGTCGGGATAGCATTTCAGGATGCATTCCCGGGAATCGTCGTTGCGATGCTGTTTGTTGCAACACCCTTTTACGTGAATACTGTTCAGGAAGGCTTTGCGATGGTACCGGTCCATCTGGAAAATGCAGCACGAACACTTGGGGCCTCACCATTCACCGTTTTCCGTACCGTGACCCTCCCGATGACACTGAGGCATATCTCCAGCGGCTCGGTTCTTGCCTGGGGACGCAGTATCAGCGAGTTCTCCGCAGTAATTATGATAGCATATTATCCGATGGTGATCTCGACACTTATCTACAACCGGTTTATGACCGGCGGTCTGAAAGAAAGCAGCGCCGTTGCGTTCACGATGATCGTGGCCTGCCTGCTGATCTTCGGCATACTGCGTTTCGCTGCCGGACGGATAGGAGGGAAGTATGATAGAGTTTGA
- a CDS encoding ABC transporter ATP-binding protein, with the protein MIEFDNVSLSLGDFSLKNCSLKIDKGEFLAIMGPSGAGKTIILELIAGLHEPDSGVIRIDGVDMKNIPPEKRGIGIVYQDYALFPHMTVRENICYGMQRQHIPHDEQIKRCRELADSFGIGHLLSRRPMTLSGGEAQRAALCRALAVKPSILLLDEPYAALDNETRQGCIADMKKLHKNGLTIIQVTHSLEEARSLGTRIALIRDGQVIQTGTSEEVFMHPGDEATARFLGFENIFDGKSIGLDERVCVRSEDLILHPKESGSGLHGTILSTEIIGALRISRIDTESGILTAAYGKHEGEYRTGSQIFVEIPLSVVHQLGLKNSGKIMDFQSGAG; encoded by the coding sequence ATGATAGAGTTTGATAATGTTTCTCTCTCTCTTGGAGATTTTTCCCTGAAGAACTGCTCGCTGAAAATCGATAAGGGGGAATTTCTGGCGATAATGGGACCATCCGGAGCCGGTAAGACGATCATTCTGGAACTGATTGCAGGTCTGCATGAACCAGACTCGGGAGTTATTCGCATCGACGGGGTTGATATGAAAAACATCCCTCCAGAGAAACGGGGTATCGGCATAGTCTATCAGGATTATGCCCTCTTTCCCCACATGACTGTGAGGGAAAACATCTGTTACGGAATGCAGAGACAGCATATCCCCCATGATGAACAGATAAAACGATGCAGAGAGCTTGCCGACTCTTTTGGGATCGGTCATCTGCTAAGTCGGCGGCCGATGACTCTTTCGGGAGGCGAAGCACAACGGGCAGCACTTTGCCGTGCCCTTGCGGTGAAACCGTCGATACTTTTGCTTGATGAACCGTATGCAGCTCTTGATAATGAGACTCGGCAAGGCTGCATCGCAGATATGAAAAAACTGCATAAAAATGGTCTGACCATCATTCAGGTAACACACTCGCTTGAGGAGGCGCGGTCTCTTGGAACGCGGATCGCCTTGATCAGAGACGGACAGGTAATCCAGACAGGAACCTCAGAGGAGGTTTTTATGCATCCGGGAGATGAAGCTACCGCACGATTCCTCGGATTCGAGAACATCTTTGACGGAAAAAGCATCGGTCTTGATGAAAGAGTCTGCGTACGAAGCGAGGATTTGATTCTTCATCCGAAAGAATCCGGATCAGGCCTGCATGGCACGATTCTCTCTACAGAGATAATCGGAGCACTCAGGATCTCACGAATCGATACGGAAAGCGGGATTTTGACGGCGGCATATGGAAAACATGAGGGCGAATATCGGACAGGGTCACAGATTTTCGTAGAGATCCCGCTGTCTGTGGTTCATCAGCTTGGTCTGAAAAATAGTGGAAAGATAATGGATTTTCAAAGCGGAGCCGGATAA
- the wtpA gene encoding tungstate ABC transporter substrate-binding protein WtpA, translating to MKKACLVLVFLIILFVVSSGCVSDEKTVVKVVPAGSLLLPLAEIEQEYEALHPDIDIQIEGHGSIQAIRQVTDLHRPIDLIVVADESLIPDMMYREGPNGENYTDWYTPFARNEMVLAFTNESAYADEITTDNWYQILSRDDVRIGFSNPTLDAAGYRTFLVMMLAEEQLNAPGLFNTVIGDSFDPDLVVNKTADGMSVNLPVLLQPEENSKVSIRDASMFLLSLLESGGIDYAFDYKSVAIGQGLRYVELQPEVNLGEESYASVYDHATVYLGFQRFATIGNERIGMPIVYAATIPSDAPEREEAEKFLTFMLEAFAEGGVGYPAPL from the coding sequence ATGAAAAAAGCATGTCTGGTGCTGGTATTCCTGATCATTCTGTTTGTTGTCAGTTCCGGCTGCGTCTCTGACGAAAAAACCGTAGTGAAAGTGGTCCCCGCCGGAAGCCTGCTTCTCCCCCTTGCAGAGATCGAGCAGGAGTATGAGGCTCTTCACCCTGATATAGATATTCAGATCGAGGGTCACGGGAGTATTCAGGCAATTCGTCAGGTTACGGATCTTCATCGACCGATCGATCTGATCGTCGTGGCTGATGAATCATTAATTCCCGACATGATGTACCGCGAAGGACCGAACGGAGAAAACTATACCGACTGGTACACGCCGTTTGCACGAAACGAGATGGTTCTTGCTTTCACGAATGAAAGCGCCTATGCGGATGAAATCACCACAGACAACTGGTATCAAATACTCTCCCGTGACGATGTAAGAATCGGCTTCTCGAATCCTACGCTCGATGCTGCCGGTTATAGGACATTTCTGGTAATGATGCTTGCTGAAGAGCAGCTGAATGCTCCTGGTTTGTTCAACACGGTGATCGGCGATAGTTTCGATCCGGACCTGGTCGTGAATAAAACCGCTGACGGTATGTCGGTCAATCTGCCGGTCCTTCTACAGCCTGAGGAGAACAGTAAAGTCTCGATCAGGGATGCGAGCATGTTCCTTCTGAGTCTTCTTGAATCGGGAGGAATCGATTATGCATTCGATTACAAAAGTGTGGCGATTGGCCAGGGTCTGCGGTACGTGGAACTCCAGCCGGAAGTAAATCTGGGCGAGGAGTCGTATGCGTCTGTATATGATCACGCGACCGTGTATCTTGGTTTCCAGAGATTTGCCACGATTGGAAACGAACGTATCGGCATGCCTATTGTGTATGCAGCGACGATTCCTTCGGATGCGCCGGAACGTGAAGAGGCGGAGAAGTTTCTGACATTTATGCTTGAGGCATTTGCCGAAGGCGGCGTCGGTTATCCGGCTCCGCTTTGA
- a CDS encoding molybdopterin-dependent oxidoreductase, which translates to MKQILVIIAIIACICAAGCVSNPYDDIDWPLTLVGADGTEKVMSVSEIAALPSVSGHGYAVSTVGIKYGPYNITGVPLIELLDQVGGVHEGQTVHVSAADGYLWVFSYEQLLGEDLLCLDANLKEMKTPVTMTPILMYAADGAPYPYDDGGPLRVATMTAEPDVITEGSLWVKWVDRIEVHG; encoded by the coding sequence ATGAAACAGATTCTTGTGATTATCGCGATCATTGCCTGCATCTGCGCAGCCGGGTGCGTGAGTAATCCGTATGATGATATCGACTGGCCGTTGACGCTTGTAGGTGCAGACGGTACTGAAAAGGTTATGTCCGTTTCCGAGATTGCTGCTCTTCCCTCGGTAAGCGGGCACGGATATGCTGTTTCAACGGTAGGTATCAAGTACGGCCCCTACAACATTACCGGTGTACCTCTGATCGAACTGCTTGATCAGGTTGGAGGCGTACATGAAGGCCAGACCGTCCATGTCTCTGCAGCGGACGGTTATCTCTGGGTATTCTCGTACGAACAGCTTTTAGGCGAGGATCTTCTCTGTCTGGATGCAAACCTGAAGGAGATGAAGACTCCGGTAACCATGACCCCGATTCTGATGTATGCCGCAGATGGCGCTCCATATCCATACGATGACGGCGGCCCTCTTCGGGTGGCGACAATGACGGCTGAACCTGATGTAATTACGGAAGGCAGTCTCTGGGTAAAATGGGTTGACAGGATCGAGGTCCATGGATGA
- a CDS encoding metallophosphoesterase family protein, whose translation MKRIGIFILILLLLVPAVSAAELPRWGPYITSLDEDTVTIHYCLYENASGAAEITQGNMISLFTSDSAAFHHLQINNLTPDTTYSYRILVNGTWSDTYSFRTFGVENYTFVVSGDTRSEPPFTQIERHGVVASAILEENPLFVVHLGDFSGEANDPEEWDQFFSAGHDLYANTIIIPVQGNHDYSPLYTEIFAMPDWYAFSAGSLQFLVLNTNGWTQTRFDDQTAWLSEKVAEKGVKIVFFHHPFYTTDQKRTGLTLDQIPIWQEIFETGGVSAVYSAHMHAYERYVSNGVTYVTNGAGGAPLYAPSVDPADELVTAIYHTLGYVRVDVTGSEFTSTFFKVAEASDDNSVLKKIYPSGTVGDQFGTGTSASSPFGNCALLGLLCGAVYFIRRNP comes from the coding sequence ATGAAACGGATTGGTATCTTCATTCTGATTCTCCTCCTTCTGGTTCCTGCGGTCTCTGCCGCGGAACTTCCGAGATGGGGGCCGTACATCACTTCACTGGACGAGGATACCGTAACGATTCATTACTGCCTGTATGAAAATGCGTCCGGCGCAGCGGAGATTACTCAGGGAAACATGATCTCCCTCTTCACATCAGATTCGGCGGCGTTCCATCATTTACAGATTAATAATCTGACCCCTGATACAACCTACTCGTACAGGATTCTTGTGAACGGCACTTGGTCAGATACCTATTCGTTTCGAACGTTCGGTGTAGAAAACTACACCTTTGTGGTGTCAGGGGATACCCGAAGCGAGCCGCCGTTCACCCAGATCGAACGTCACGGTGTTGTAGCCTCCGCGATCCTCGAAGAGAACCCCTTGTTTGTAGTACATCTTGGGGACTTCTCCGGCGAAGCGAACGATCCAGAGGAGTGGGACCAGTTTTTTTCTGCGGGACACGATCTGTATGCAAATACGATCATCATCCCGGTCCAGGGAAATCATGATTACTCTCCACTCTATACCGAGATATTCGCTATGCCTGACTGGTATGCGTTTTCAGCTGGCTCTCTGCAATTCCTTGTCTTAAATACGAACGGCTGGACCCAGACCAGATTCGATGATCAGACTGCCTGGCTCTCAGAAAAAGTTGCGGAGAAAGGCGTGAAAATAGTTTTCTTCCATCATCCATTCTACACAACGGATCAGAAACGCACCGGGCTGACCCTTGATCAGATTCCAATCTGGCAGGAGATCTTTGAGACAGGGGGTGTCTCTGCGGTCTACTCAGCCCATATGCATGCATATGAGCGGTATGTATCCAATGGGGTCACGTACGTAACGAATGGTGCCGGAGGTGCGCCGCTTTATGCTCCGTCTGTGGATCCAGCAGATGAACTTGTGACCGCAATTTACCACACGCTTGGATACGTCCGTGTTGATGTAACGGGATCTGAGTTCACGTCTACCTTTTTCAAGGTCGCTGAGGCGTCCGATGATAACAGCGTCTTGAAAAAAATCTACCCAAGTGGAACGGTCGGCGACCAGTTTGGAACTGGTACTTCGGCATCTTCGCCTTTTGGAAACTGTGCTCTTCTTGGTCTTCTATGCGGAGCCGTCTATTTTATTCGGAGAAATCCATGA
- a CDS encoding PFL family protein: MINIFEVNETNKMIEQEMLDVRTITLGISLLDCCDTDLDKLNTRIYEKITRVAKNLVAVGKEIEREYGIPIVNKRISVTPIALVGGQACSSPEDFVTIAKTLDRAAKEVGVNFLGGYSALVSKGMTKAERDLILSIPQALACTERICSSVNIGSTRTGINMDAVKLMGEIVLSTAEATKDQNSLGCAKLVVFCNAPDDNPFMAGAFHGVTEGDAVINVGVSGPGVVKHALEAVRGKNFEVLCETVKKTAFKVTRMGQLVALEASERLGIPFGIVDLSLAPTPSVGDSVAEILEEMGLESVGAPGTTAALALLNDQVKKGGVMASSFVGGLSGAFIPVSEDQGMIDAVNRGALTLEKLEAMTSVCSVGLDMIAIPGNTPATTIAGIIADEAAIGMINQKTTAVRLIPVIGKDIGDTVEFGGLLGYAPVQPVNKFSCANFINRGGRIPAPIHSFKN, encoded by the coding sequence ATGATCAATATCTTCGAGGTAAACGAGACCAATAAAATGATCGAGCAGGAGATGCTCGATGTCAGAACGATCACGCTCGGTATCAGCCTTCTCGACTGCTGCGATACGGATCTTGACAAGCTCAACACGCGGATCTATGAGAAGATCACCCGCGTGGCGAAAAATCTGGTCGCTGTTGGGAAAGAAATAGAGCGGGAATATGGTATCCCGATCGTCAATAAACGCATATCCGTCACGCCGATCGCTCTTGTAGGGGGTCAGGCATGCAGTTCTCCAGAGGACTTTGTCACCATTGCCAAGACTCTTGATCGTGCCGCAAAAGAAGTCGGCGTCAATTTCCTCGGCGGCTACTCGGCCCTGGTGTCCAAAGGAATGACCAAAGCCGAACGGGATCTTATCCTTTCCATACCCCAGGCACTTGCCTGCACTGAGAGGATCTGCAGCTCAGTCAATATCGGTTCCACCAGGACCGGGATCAATATGGATGCGGTCAAGCTGATGGGCGAGATCGTTCTCTCGACCGCAGAAGCAACGAAGGATCAGAACTCTCTAGGCTGTGCGAAACTGGTCGTCTTCTGCAATGCTCCTGACGACAATCCGTTCATGGCCGGCGCTTTTCACGGCGTGACCGAAGGAGATGCGGTCATCAATGTCGGTGTCAGCGGTCCCGGTGTTGTGAAACACGCTCTCGAAGCGGTTCGCGGTAAAAATTTCGAGGTACTCTGCGAGACCGTTAAGAAAACCGCGTTCAAGGTCACCCGCATGGGTCAGCTCGTAGCGCTCGAGGCATCGGAGAGACTGGGGATTCCGTTTGGTATCGTTGATCTCTCCCTTGCACCGACCCCCTCGGTCGGCGACAGTGTTGCCGAGATTCTGGAAGAGATGGGTCTTGAATCCGTCGGTGCTCCGGGTACGACGGCTGCCCTCGCTCTTCTTAACGATCAGGTCAAGAAAGGCGGTGTGATGGCCAGTTCCTTTGTCGGCGGATTATCCGGTGCATTCATCCCAGTGAGCGAGGATCAGGGTATGATCGATGCGGTGAACAGAGGGGCTCTCACGCTTGAAAAACTCGAAGCGATGACTTCGGTCTGTTCGGTCGGTCTTGACATGATCGCCATCCCTGGAAACACTCCTGCAACGACGATCGCCGGAATCATCGCAGACGAAGCGGCGATCGGTATGATCAACCAGAAGACAACCGCTGTTCGGCTTATCCCCGTGATCGGCAAAGATATCGGCGACACCGTCGAGTTCGGCGGTCTTCTCGGTTATGCTCCAGTCCAGCCTGTGAACAAATTCTCCTGTGCGAATTTCATCAACCGCGGCGGTCGGATTCCCGCACCGATCCACAGTTTCAAAAACTGA
- a CDS encoding ACT domain-containing protein, with the protein MNKTIITVVGKDAVGIIAKVCTYLSNNHINVEDISQTIVQGYFNMMMIVDTSSSAVPFGDMARDLEQIGQEIGVHIRCQREEIFEKMHRI; encoded by the coding sequence ATGAACAAAACCATCATCACCGTCGTTGGAAAGGATGCGGTCGGCATCATCGCAAAAGTATGTACCTATTTATCGAATAATCATATCAATGTCGAAGATATATCGCAGACAATCGTTCAGGGATACTTCAATATGATGATGATCGTCGACACCAGCAGCTCTGCGGTGCCGTTCGGCGATATGGCCCGCGATCTTGAACAGATCGGTCAGGAGATCGGTGTCCACATCAGATGTCAGCGCGAAGAGATATTCGAGAAGATGCACCGCATCTAA
- a CDS encoding radical SAM protein: protein MSELTRKIELATSSQFFDQTGRNEGKTHQCTPMRILLEGTCSFDCAYCQVCTKRTGIHFTPDELAHGFLELHRQGKVGGLLLSTGIPRGDVDLGMEKLTETAKIIRSSGYNGYLHLKVLPGASRTDIVEMAKYATRLSINLEAPGSSYLSELATVKDYSSDLLTRHRWLAEIMPGKHSTQFVLGAAGETDADLFQTVMTSYEKYNPARIYYSAFYAVNGTPLENHENTALWRANRWYQVDALLRLYGYDRAETSPVFDEHGMLMNTDPKILLARNLPEVDPATAGYVELLRVPGIGPVSAASILKTRDFRNVKNPDILRECGVIMKRAMPYLSLGRTKQTTFASWY, encoded by the coding sequence ATGTCGGAACTCACGCGAAAGATCGAACTGGCAACCAGCTCGCAATTTTTTGATCAGACTGGGCGAAACGAAGGAAAAACCCATCAATGCACTCCGATGCGTATCCTTCTCGAAGGTACCTGTTCTTTTGACTGTGCCTACTGCCAGGTCTGCACGAAAAGGACCGGCATCCACTTCACCCCCGATGAACTTGCCCACGGATTTCTTGAACTTCACCGTCAGGGAAAAGTCGGCGGTCTATTATTAAGTACCGGAATCCCACGCGGGGATGTTGACCTCGGCATGGAAAAACTCACCGAAACGGCAAAAATCATCCGTAGTTCGGGATACAATGGCTATCTGCATCTCAAAGTACTTCCCGGGGCAAGCCGTACCGACATCGTTGAGATGGCGAAATATGCCACCCGGCTCAGCATCAATCTCGAAGCACCCGGTTCTTCTTATCTTTCAGAACTTGCTACCGTCAAAGATTATTCCTCTGACCTCCTGACCCGGCACAGATGGCTTGCCGAAATAATGCCTGGTAAACACTCTACCCAGTTTGTTCTCGGGGCCGCCGGGGAAACCGATGCCGATCTCTTCCAGACGGTCATGACCAGTTATGAAAAGTACAACCCTGCAAGGATCTACTACTCTGCATTTTACGCAGTAAACGGGACGCCTCTGGAAAATCATGAAAACACAGCTCTCTGGCGGGCAAACAGATGGTATCAGGTCGACGCTCTTCTCCGACTCTACGGGTACGACAGAGCCGAAACCTCTCCCGTCTTCGATGAACACGGGATGCTCATGAATACTGATCCGAAAATACTTCTCGCGAGAAATCTTCCCGAAGTGGATCCGGCAACCGCCGGATATGTCGAACTGCTCCGTGTGCCTGGAATCGGGCCTGTGTCTGCTGCTTCCATTCTCAAAACCCGCGATTTTCGAAATGTCAAAAATCCGGATATTCTCCGCGAATGCGGCGTCATCATGAAACGGGCGATGCCGTATCTCTCGCTTGGCCGCACCAAACAAACCACTTTTGCCTCATGGTACTGA